The Shewanella zhangzhouensis genome has a window encoding:
- the rsmF gene encoding 16S rRNA (cytosine(1407)-C(5))-methyltransferase RsmF gives MVQLNQKFINSIAQEMPPHLSMDDFIHYCGLPLRLSIRVNTLKITSDALRSILEPRGWQFEPVPWCEDGFWVTVPDDCQPGNLTEHYQGLFYIQEASSMMPPSALFLDKEPRQLLLDVASAPGSKTTQLAALMHNQGLIIANEYSASRTKALHANLQRMGVANVAITQFDGRVFGAHLYETLDAIQLDAPCSGEGTVRKDPLSLKNWCPDEIEAIAELQRDLIDSAFQALKPGGVLVYSTCTLNRRENEDVCHFLKARYGDAVTFESLKDLFKGADKALTEEGFLHIWPQIYDSEGFFVARIRKTSSVERNTDDPRFVSKFPFVAANRKELSALEEAMSALGVSLPEDAVIVTRDGEFWLMPAPLDSLLTKMRFQRIGIRLAETQKHGIKVRHEAVMALPCHQMLAIEPEAAKQYLMGRDIALDTAGKAQGEKILSLHGAPLGIAKHLGNKLKNNLPRDLCRDNVQN, from the coding sequence ATGGTTCAATTAAATCAAAAATTTATCAATAGCATTGCGCAAGAAATGCCGCCACACCTCTCGATGGATGATTTCATCCACTATTGTGGCTTGCCGCTGCGCCTGTCTATCCGGGTCAATACCCTGAAAATCACATCGGACGCGCTTCGCTCCATACTTGAGCCCCGTGGCTGGCAATTTGAACCTGTGCCCTGGTGTGAAGACGGTTTTTGGGTAACAGTGCCCGACGACTGCCAGCCGGGCAATTTAACCGAGCACTATCAGGGGCTGTTTTACATTCAGGAAGCCAGCTCCATGATGCCGCCTTCCGCGCTGTTTTTGGACAAAGAGCCAAGGCAACTCTTGCTGGATGTGGCGTCGGCTCCCGGCTCAAAAACCACCCAGCTGGCCGCACTGATGCACAATCAGGGGCTTATCATCGCCAATGAATATTCGGCCTCCCGCACCAAGGCACTGCACGCCAATTTACAGCGTATGGGTGTCGCCAATGTGGCAATCACCCAATTTGATGGCAGAGTTTTTGGTGCGCATTTATACGAGACGCTGGATGCGATTCAACTGGATGCCCCCTGCAGCGGTGAAGGCACGGTTCGTAAGGATCCCTTGAGTCTCAAAAACTGGTGTCCGGACGAGATTGAAGCCATTGCCGAACTGCAGCGTGACCTGATTGACTCCGCTTTTCAGGCCCTGAAACCCGGTGGCGTGCTGGTGTACTCGACCTGCACCTTGAACCGCCGCGAGAATGAAGATGTTTGCCACTTTTTAAAAGCGCGCTACGGCGATGCTGTGACTTTTGAATCCCTGAAAGACCTCTTTAAAGGTGCAGATAAAGCACTGACAGAAGAAGGCTTTTTACACATCTGGCCGCAAATTTACGACAGCGAAGGCTTTTTTGTCGCCCGTATCCGAAAAACCTCCAGCGTAGAAAGAAATACCGATGACCCCAGGTTTGTGAGCAAGTTCCCCTTTGTTGCAGCCAACCGCAAAGAGCTCAGCGCCCTTGAAGAGGCGATGTCGGCCCTGGGGGTGTCTCTGCCGGAAGATGCTGTGATAGTGACCCGGGATGGCGAGTTTTGGTTAATGCCAGCGCCACTCGACAGCCTGCTCACTAAAATGCGCTTTCAGCGAATTGGGATACGGCTTGCGGAAACGCAAAAGCACGGTATCAAGGTTCGCCATGAAGCTGTGATGGCGCTGCCTTGCCATCAGATGCTCGCGATTGAACCTGAGGCGGCAAAACAGTATCTGATGGGGCGAGATATCGCGCTCGATACTGCAGGAAAGGCGCAGGGAGAAAAAATTCTTTCACTGCATGGTGCACCACTCGGCATTGCCAAGCATCTGGGAAATAAGCTTAAAAACAACTTGCCAAGGGATCTCTGTCGCGACAACGTGCAGAACTGA